In Promicromonospora sp. Populi, one genomic interval encodes:
- a CDS encoding DUF6350 family protein, whose product MSAPPRPSTAPRTSGLRPSGTRVSGARTSRPASRPTTRRGRLVEEQSVPEPGPLGLTHLLAGALSAVQGLVLSLAVVVLPAVVAYLVATAAQAPAAGTPDDDAQVRSAIDVAMGIWLLGHGVPLTAGTVTLSLAPLGITALALFATYVSAKRFATTSLRAWAAGTATYALCTTAVAAVAGSAPGWSLALAPLGGVLLGGLGMALGILARPDAPTAAEIGEGVETLALRLTRFDLVPATLRLGLRGGVLAGALLVGGAALLVVAWALAGRATSSDIITALEPGWTGGIVFAVAQLALLPNFVLWAVAWLAGSGFAIGEGTSFTPFGTISGPLPAIPLLGALPGEDWANPVSAWAPVLVVACGVAAGLFAWRRLEPSLVRWSDAGWVLGGIVLAPGVLVLLGQWVAAGAGGPGRLSDVGANPLMTAGLVAAEVGGGALAVLLGAKLDVVARRGEIGSDLSAWLRRPAPVRLDGDPDDPSDGPADGPAEGPVAESAEESLAEPLDDPPDEGTNEGTGEGANEGTGEEPGRGAGEAPDEGLDASADDPAGAAPYTLPDLSADPDLSADEARPGTDEARPGT is encoded by the coding sequence GTGAGCGCACCACCCCGCCCGAGCACGGCTCCCCGTACCTCCGGCCTCCGCCCGTCGGGCACCCGTGTCTCGGGAGCCCGGACGAGCCGCCCCGCCAGCCGGCCCACGACCCGCCGAGGCCGCCTGGTCGAGGAGCAGTCCGTCCCCGAGCCGGGGCCGCTCGGGCTGACCCACCTCCTCGCCGGCGCGCTGTCGGCGGTGCAGGGGCTGGTCCTGTCGCTGGCCGTCGTGGTGCTCCCGGCAGTGGTCGCCTACCTCGTGGCCACTGCCGCCCAGGCCCCGGCTGCCGGCACTCCGGACGACGACGCCCAGGTGCGGTCCGCGATCGACGTCGCGATGGGCATCTGGCTGCTGGGCCACGGGGTCCCGCTCACCGCGGGCACGGTCACCCTCTCCCTCGCGCCGCTCGGCATCACGGCTCTCGCCCTGTTCGCCACGTACGTCTCGGCCAAGCGGTTCGCGACGACGTCGCTGCGGGCCTGGGCCGCGGGCACCGCGACCTACGCCCTGTGCACGACGGCGGTGGCGGCCGTCGCGGGCAGCGCGCCCGGCTGGTCGCTCGCCCTGGCGCCCCTCGGTGGTGTACTGCTCGGCGGGCTCGGCATGGCGCTGGGCATCCTGGCCCGCCCGGACGCCCCGACCGCCGCCGAGATCGGCGAGGGGGTCGAGACGCTGGCCCTCCGGCTCACCCGTTTCGACCTGGTGCCCGCGACGCTGCGGCTCGGGTTGCGGGGCGGCGTGCTGGCCGGAGCGCTGCTGGTCGGCGGGGCTGCGCTGCTCGTGGTGGCCTGGGCGCTGGCGGGGCGTGCCACGTCGTCGGACATCATCACCGCGCTGGAACCGGGCTGGACCGGCGGGATCGTGTTCGCCGTTGCGCAGCTCGCGCTGCTGCCGAACTTTGTGCTGTGGGCGGTCGCCTGGCTCGCGGGGTCGGGCTTTGCCATCGGCGAGGGGACCAGCTTCACGCCGTTCGGCACGATCTCCGGGCCGCTGCCCGCGATCCCGCTCCTCGGGGCGCTGCCCGGCGAGGACTGGGCGAACCCGGTCAGTGCCTGGGCGCCCGTGCTCGTCGTCGCGTGCGGTGTGGCGGCGGGTTTGTTCGCCTGGCGCCGGCTTGAGCCGTCGCTGGTGCGCTGGTCCGACGCCGGCTGGGTGCTCGGCGGGATCGTGCTCGCCCCGGGCGTCCTCGTGCTGCTCGGCCAGTGGGTCGCGGCGGGAGCGGGCGGGCCGGGACGCCTGTCCGACGTCGGCGCCAACCCCCTGATGACCGCCGGCCTGGTGGCGGCGGAGGTCGGCGGGGGCGCGCTGGCCGTGCTGCTCGGCGCGAAGCTGGACGTGGTCGCGCGCCGCGGGGAGATCGGCTCCGACCTGTCTGCCTGGCTGCGCCGCCCGGCGCCCGTGCGGCTCGACGGCGATCCGGACGACCCGTCGGACGGTCCCGCGGATGGTCCCGCGGAGGGCCCCGTGGCGGAGTCCGCGGAGGAATCTTTGGCGGAACCCCTGGATGATCCGCCGGACGAGGGCACGAACGAGGGCACTGGCGAAGGCGCGAACGAAGGAACGGGCGAGGAGCCGGGCCGAGGGGCGGGAGAAGCGCCGGACGAAGGGCTGGACGCGTCCGCGGACGATCCGGCAGGCGCAGCGCCGTACACACTGCCAGACCTCTCGGCAGATCCGGACCTTTCAGCGGACGAAGCCCGCCCGGGAACGGACGAGGCCCGCCCGGGAACGTAG
- the purN gene encoding phosphoribosylglycinamide formyltransferase: MQTPSGHPVESTSAQRVVVLVSGLGSNLAALLAAHQEASYGARVVGVVTDNPAAGALELARDAGVASVVVSPKEFEDRAAWNVGLGEAVAVFQPDLVVLAGFMRILAPTFVRRFEGRIVNTHPALLPAFPGAHGVRDALAHGVKITGCTVHVVDDGVDTGPIIAQAAVPVLEGDDEPTLHERVKVAERSLLVETVGRIAREGLYVAGRKALIGR; the protein is encoded by the coding sequence GTGCAGACGCCCTCCGGTCATCCCGTCGAGTCCACGTCAGCCCAGCGAGTTGTTGTGCTGGTCTCCGGGCTCGGATCCAACCTCGCCGCCCTGCTCGCCGCGCACCAGGAAGCGTCGTACGGCGCCCGGGTTGTCGGCGTGGTCACGGACAACCCCGCCGCGGGTGCCCTCGAGCTGGCGCGTGACGCGGGGGTGGCGTCCGTCGTCGTCTCCCCGAAGGAGTTCGAGGACCGGGCCGCGTGGAACGTGGGGCTGGGCGAGGCCGTGGCCGTGTTTCAGCCGGACCTCGTGGTGCTGGCCGGCTTCATGCGCATCCTCGCGCCGACATTCGTGCGGCGGTTCGAGGGGCGGATCGTCAACACACATCCCGCCCTCCTGCCCGCGTTCCCGGGCGCGCACGGCGTGCGCGACGCGCTCGCCCACGGCGTCAAGATCACCGGTTGCACGGTGCACGTGGTCGACGACGGCGTGGACACCGGCCCGATCATCGCCCAGGCGGCCGTCCCGGTGCTCGAGGGCGACGACGAGCCGACGCTGCACGAGCGCGTCAAGGTCGCCGAGCGGTCGCTGCTGGTCGAGACCGTGGGCCGCATAGCCCGCGAGGGCCTGTACGTCGCGGGCCGCAAGGCCCTGATCGGCCGCTGA
- a CDS encoding MFS transporter: MTADIPTTVTIPAPNGPDDSPAEQTPPTPPSDPTAPEIPLRRNRAYLLLTTGRFSQAIGAGVGTFAIPLIAYEVTGSVAQAGLISGIGQVGALLATLPAGVVADRVNRRTLLLFAATTGTALWATVVAAGLGGTLNAWHLAAVLFGSSMVSAFVNPASGGALRAVVPAGQMANAMAVNQGRMAAVGLFAGPVGGLLYGMAHVLPFVASVVGHLIEVVAISFVRKPLNGERTGQTHPLADLREGLRFVGAVPLFRAVLVLITLLNLTAIALIVAINLELVRTGTDPRLIGLVDACAGISMLAGAIVAGPIVQRTRVGCFGVLTIGLLAVALVVMALQPTYWVFVSMLAVGVFLYPALNAGFTGYLTVIIPDRMMGRATSLLGLTGLIAAPAAPVLGSALLEWLGIGATLWVMVGAMVCVVVALCFTRPLMRIGKPDTWAADVLE, from the coding sequence GTGACCGCAGACATCCCGACGACCGTGACCATCCCGGCGCCGAATGGGCCGGACGACTCGCCCGCTGAGCAGACGCCGCCGACGCCGCCGTCGGACCCGACGGCGCCGGAAATCCCGCTCCGGCGCAACCGCGCCTATCTCCTGCTGACGACCGGGCGGTTCTCGCAGGCGATCGGCGCCGGGGTCGGCACGTTCGCGATCCCGCTGATCGCGTACGAGGTCACCGGCTCGGTGGCGCAGGCGGGCCTGATCAGCGGCATCGGCCAGGTCGGTGCGTTGCTGGCCACACTGCCGGCCGGCGTCGTTGCGGACAGGGTGAACCGGCGCACGCTCCTGCTGTTCGCCGCGACGACGGGCACCGCCCTGTGGGCGACGGTCGTGGCCGCCGGGCTCGGGGGGACCCTCAACGCCTGGCACCTCGCGGCGGTGCTGTTCGGCTCGTCGATGGTGAGTGCGTTCGTGAACCCGGCGTCTGGTGGTGCGCTGCGCGCCGTCGTACCGGCTGGACAGATGGCGAATGCCATGGCCGTGAACCAGGGGCGGATGGCGGCGGTGGGCCTGTTCGCCGGGCCGGTGGGCGGGCTCCTGTACGGGATGGCGCACGTGCTGCCGTTCGTGGCCTCCGTGGTGGGGCACCTGATCGAGGTGGTGGCCATCTCGTTCGTGCGCAAGCCGCTGAACGGGGAGCGGACGGGGCAGACGCACCCGCTGGCCGACCTGCGCGAAGGCCTGCGCTTCGTGGGCGCCGTGCCGCTGTTCCGGGCGGTGCTCGTGCTGATCACGCTGCTGAACCTCACCGCGATCGCGCTGATCGTGGCGATCAACCTGGAGCTGGTGCGCACCGGCACCGACCCCCGGCTCATCGGGCTCGTCGACGCGTGCGCAGGGATCAGCATGCTGGCGGGAGCGATCGTCGCGGGGCCGATAGTGCAGCGCACGCGCGTGGGCTGCTTCGGGGTCCTGACGATCGGGCTGCTCGCCGTCGCGCTGGTCGTCATGGCGCTCCAGCCGACGTACTGGGTCTTCGTGTCCATGCTGGCGGTCGGCGTCTTCCTCTACCCGGCGCTGAACGCGGGATTCACCGGCTACCTCACGGTGATCATCCCGGACCGCATGATGGGCCGGGCGACGTCCCTGCTCGGGCTCACCGGACTGATCGCCGCGCCGGCCGCCCCCGTGCTGGGCAGCGCGCTCCTGGAGTGGCTCGGCATCGGGGCCACCCTCTGGGTCATGGTGGGCGCCATGGTGTGCGTCGTCGTGGCGCTGTGCTTCACGCGGCCGCTGATGCGCATCGGCAAGCCGGACACCTGGGCGGCGGACGTGCTGGAGTGA
- the purH gene encoding bifunctional phosphoribosylaminoimidazolecarboxamide formyltransferase/IMP cyclohydrolase, with translation MSGAPSTPDVQLTDDSQRPVRRALLSVYDKTGLIELATALHGAGAELVSTGSTASRIADAGIPVTPVEELTGFPEALEGRVKTLHPRVHAGILADTRKQDHLDQLAGLEIAPFELVVVNLYPFAATVASGAGPDAVVEQIDIGGPSMVRAAAKNHPSVAVVVDPARYDDVVAAVQAGGFTYAQRKALAAAAFVHTATYDVAVASWMGSVISPTDVVDGADGPVSTGFPAWAGGTWERADVLRYGENPHQRAALYTRGDGVTGLAQAEQLHGKAMSYNNYVDADAAWRAVWDHAGPAVAIIKHANPCGIAVGSDIADAHAKAHATDPVSAFGGVIAANGVITAAAAQQIAPVFTEVVVAPGFEPEALEILRAKKNIRLLVVPAAPSGTVETRPISGGLLMQATDRFQATGDAPENWTLATGEAASPEVLADLVFAWRAVRAAKSNAILLARDGAAVGIGMGQVNRVDSCRLSVERANTLADGESGPVERARGAVAASDAFFPFADGLQVLLDAGVTAVVQPGGSIRDEEVIKAAEAAGVTMYLTGTRHFAH, from the coding sequence ATGTCCGGCGCCCCGTCCACCCCTGATGTCCAGCTCACCGACGACTCGCAGCGCCCCGTCCGGCGCGCGCTGCTCAGCGTCTACGACAAGACCGGCCTGATCGAGCTCGCCACCGCCCTGCACGGCGCCGGTGCCGAGCTGGTCTCCACCGGCTCGACCGCGTCGCGGATCGCCGACGCCGGCATCCCCGTCACCCCCGTCGAGGAGCTCACCGGGTTCCCCGAGGCCCTGGAGGGCCGGGTCAAGACGCTGCACCCGCGCGTGCACGCCGGCATCCTGGCCGACACCCGCAAGCAGGATCACCTCGACCAGCTCGCGGGCCTGGAGATCGCGCCGTTCGAGCTCGTCGTCGTGAACCTCTACCCGTTCGCGGCCACCGTCGCCTCGGGCGCCGGCCCGGACGCCGTCGTCGAGCAGATCGACATCGGCGGGCCGTCCATGGTGCGCGCGGCGGCGAAGAACCACCCGTCGGTCGCGGTAGTCGTGGACCCGGCACGGTACGACGACGTCGTGGCGGCCGTCCAGGCCGGCGGCTTCACCTACGCCCAGCGCAAGGCGTTGGCTGCCGCGGCGTTTGTGCACACCGCGACGTACGACGTCGCAGTCGCGTCCTGGATGGGGTCCGTCATCTCCCCGACGGACGTCGTGGACGGCGCCGACGGTCCCGTCTCCACGGGCTTCCCGGCGTGGGCCGGCGGCACCTGGGAGCGGGCCGACGTGCTCCGCTACGGCGAGAACCCGCACCAGCGCGCCGCCCTGTACACGCGCGGCGACGGCGTCACGGGCCTGGCCCAGGCCGAGCAGCTGCACGGCAAGGCCATGAGCTACAACAACTACGTCGACGCCGACGCCGCCTGGCGGGCCGTCTGGGACCACGCGGGCCCCGCGGTGGCGATCATCAAGCACGCGAACCCGTGCGGGATCGCCGTCGGCAGCGACATCGCCGACGCGCACGCCAAGGCGCACGCGACCGACCCGGTCAGCGCGTTCGGCGGTGTCATCGCGGCCAACGGCGTGATCACGGCGGCCGCGGCGCAGCAGATCGCGCCGGTGTTCACCGAGGTGGTCGTGGCGCCCGGCTTTGAGCCGGAGGCGCTGGAGATCCTGCGGGCCAAGAAGAACATCCGGCTGCTGGTGGTGCCGGCGGCGCCGTCGGGCACCGTCGAGACCCGGCCGATCTCGGGCGGGCTGCTCATGCAGGCCACCGACCGGTTCCAGGCCACCGGCGACGCCCCGGAGAACTGGACCCTGGCGACCGGCGAGGCGGCCTCGCCCGAGGTGCTCGCCGACCTCGTCTTCGCGTGGCGGGCGGTGCGCGCGGCGAAGTCCAACGCGATCCTCCTGGCGCGCGACGGCGCTGCCGTCGGCATCGGCATGGGCCAGGTGAACCGCGTGGACTCGTGCCGCCTCTCGGTCGAGCGCGCCAACACCCTGGCCGACGGCGAGTCCGGCCCGGTCGAGCGGGCCCGCGGCGCCGTCGCGGCGTCGGACGCGTTCTTCCCGTTCGCCGACGGCCTGCAGGTGCTGCTCGACGCGGGGGTGACCGCCGTCGTCCAACCGGGCGGCTCGATCCGCGACGAGGAGGTCATCAAGGCCGCGGAAGCGGCGGGCGTAACGATGTACCTGACGGGCACCCGCCACTTCGCCCACTGA
- a CDS encoding NAD(P)/FAD-dependent oxidoreductase, with protein sequence MPTPSAQHLSSVVIVGAGLAGAQTAAALRKHGFEGRLTVLGAEGLPPYDRPPLSKELLKRTEPVWLADDLGIDLSALTDDLRLADPATRLEVDRERAVVRTASGADVVADAVVLACGSTPIRPAGWDAAMTLHTAADAERLRAAIVPGMRLVVVGAGWIGAEVAGVAAGAGARVTVVEAGPVPLERQLGRKVGNLVAPWYDDAGVTLITGVAVDQVLPGQDGGGRVTLADGRVLEADLVLAAVGARPASGWLAGSLPLDARGGLRVNRAGRFMGLRSPTDPAGRLHLDGLRRVWAVGDIATRDHSVFGPVPGGHWSAALHDPDATVRALLGLDERAAEPEHVRARLGLAPVPTHAPYVFSQQLGHDLALFGAPSPFDQVVLRGDPAPGGQAPGGWAALYLENALDRHHRQTPDGHRIATVRAVLLVDSPRDVGQVRKLMNRDAPLQVDLTRAQNPAIKLKDTVV encoded by the coding sequence ATGCCCACGCCTTCTGCCCAGCACCTCAGCAGCGTCGTCATCGTGGGTGCGGGACTTGCGGGGGCGCAAACCGCGGCGGCCCTGCGCAAGCACGGGTTCGAGGGGCGGCTGACGGTCCTCGGCGCGGAGGGCCTGCCGCCGTACGACCGCCCGCCGCTGTCCAAGGAGCTGCTCAAGCGCACGGAGCCGGTGTGGCTCGCCGACGACCTCGGCATCGACCTGAGCGCCCTCACCGATGACCTGCGCCTCGCCGACCCGGCGACTCGCCTCGAGGTGGACCGGGAGCGAGCGGTGGTCCGGACGGCGTCGGGGGCCGACGTCGTCGCCGACGCCGTGGTGCTGGCCTGCGGCAGCACGCCGATCCGCCCGGCGGGCTGGGACGCCGCCATGACGCTGCACACGGCCGCCGACGCCGAGCGGCTGCGGGCCGCGATCGTGCCGGGCATGCGGCTCGTCGTGGTGGGTGCGGGCTGGATCGGGGCGGAGGTGGCGGGGGTCGCCGCGGGGGCGGGCGCCCGGGTCACCGTCGTCGAAGCGGGCCCGGTGCCGCTGGAGCGGCAGCTCGGCCGGAAGGTCGGCAACCTGGTCGCCCCCTGGTACGACGACGCCGGGGTCACCCTGATCACGGGCGTCGCCGTCGACCAGGTGCTCCCCGGGCAGGACGGCGGCGGACGGGTGACGCTCGCCGACGGCCGGGTGCTGGAGGCCGACCTGGTGCTGGCGGCCGTGGGCGCGCGGCCGGCGTCCGGCTGGCTCGCCGGTTCCCTGCCGCTGGACGCGCGGGGCGGGCTGCGGGTCAACCGTGCGGGCCGGTTCATGGGCCTGCGCTCCCCCACTGACCCGGCCGGCCGGCTGCATCTCGACGGGCTGCGCCGCGTCTGGGCGGTCGGCGACATCGCGACGCGCGACCACTCCGTGTTCGGGCCGGTCCCGGGTGGGCACTGGTCGGCCGCCCTGCACGATCCCGACGCCACCGTCCGCGCCCTGCTCGGGCTGGACGAGCGCGCCGCCGAGCCCGAGCACGTGCGCGCGCGGCTCGGGCTCGCCCCGGTCCCGACGCACGCCCCGTACGTCTTCTCACAGCAGCTGGGGCACGACCTGGCCCTGTTCGGCGCCCCGTCCCCGTTCGACCAGGTGGTGCTGCGTGGCGACCCGGCACCGGGCGGCCAGGCGCCAGGGGGCTGGGCGGCGCTCTACCTGGAGAACGCGCTGGACCGGCACCATCGCCAGACCCCGGACGGTCACCGGATCGCGACCGTCCGGGCGGTGCTGCTCGTCGACTCCCCGCGCGACGTGGGCCAGGTCCGCAAGCTGATGAACCGCGACGCCCCCCTCCAGGTAGACCTGACCCGCGCCCAGAACCCGGCAATCAAGCTAAAGGACACCGTCGTCTGA
- a CDS encoding DUF3017 domain-containing protein, with the protein MDLSETRTAPGASGGATTLLEPGSAGTATLERTGEADFIAAVTTTSQELDRSEPVSGEASDMTQELQRSNLAIWLVLGGVVLSVLLGMVAGARAGAIGISVVLAACAIFRACLDSPVGLVIRTRTVDIVLYGATAVLIGILAVATPSI; encoded by the coding sequence GTGGATCTCAGTGAGACGCGGACTGCCCCCGGCGCATCGGGTGGCGCCACGACGCTCCTCGAGCCGGGCTCGGCCGGAACGGCTACGCTCGAACGCACAGGAGAGGCCGACTTCATCGCGGCCGTCACGACTACCAGCCAGGAGCTCGACCGCAGTGAGCCAGTCAGCGGCGAGGCCTCCGACATGACGCAGGAGCTGCAGCGCAGCAATCTCGCGATCTGGCTGGTCCTCGGCGGTGTGGTCCTCTCGGTCCTTCTCGGGATGGTCGCCGGTGCGCGCGCCGGAGCGATCGGTATCAGCGTGGTCCTCGCGGCCTGCGCAATCTTCCGTGCGTGCCTCGACAGCCCGGTGGGGCTCGTCATCCGCACGAGGACGGTCGACATCGTGCTGTACGGCGCGACGGCGGTGCTGATCGGCATTCTCGCCGTCGCGACGCCCAGCATCTGA
- a CDS encoding septum formation family protein: MAETKRTPGASTPATESETADAVSGEEISSTPAKDDAAKADGETADAGPAKADGDKADEAPAKGAAEADASLEDPADEDPDDLDADARADKSELPYPTRVGWVVAAFLLFWPLAIPALVLSMRTAEANGTGNVRRAKKSSIHTLDFALGAVTVGVLGIVGLTIGIVAAPTYAASLPQGFVAAVRSFVPPALAGPLGISLPDDGPAVAAPTPSPTATDDPYATDDPFAPMDPDAQYPPDSSGTASTPDAGAGPGEGATPQTESTATAGAEIPDLAVGDCIDTAATSGQTTLYRIPVVPCTTAHGGEIYAETTAPDSLAENGAAPTQQALWDAADAYCYPEFTRFVGTGWAQSELLYWPIAPSQESWADGDRRVLCVVESEDPVTGSLEGSER, encoded by the coding sequence ATGGCCGAAACGAAACGAACCCCTGGGGCATCGACCCCGGCAACGGAATCTGAGACGGCCGACGCAGTATCCGGCGAGGAGATTTCTTCTACCCCGGCGAAGGACGACGCGGCCAAGGCCGACGGCGAAACGGCTGACGCAGGCCCGGCCAAGGCCGACGGCGACAAGGCCGACGAGGCTCCCGCGAAGGGCGCCGCCGAGGCGGATGCTTCCCTGGAGGACCCCGCAGACGAAGACCCGGACGACCTGGACGCCGACGCACGCGCCGACAAGTCCGAGCTGCCCTACCCGACCCGTGTCGGCTGGGTGGTGGCCGCGTTCCTGTTGTTCTGGCCGCTCGCGATCCCCGCGCTCGTGCTGTCGATGCGCACCGCGGAGGCCAACGGCACGGGCAACGTGCGGCGCGCCAAGAAGTCCTCGATCCATACGCTCGACTTCGCGCTGGGCGCGGTCACCGTGGGGGTGCTCGGGATCGTCGGGCTGACGATCGGCATCGTCGCGGCGCCGACCTACGCCGCGTCGCTCCCGCAGGGTTTCGTCGCGGCCGTCAGGTCGTTCGTCCCGCCGGCCCTGGCGGGCCCGCTCGGCATCTCGCTGCCCGACGACGGTCCCGCCGTCGCCGCCCCGACGCCGTCCCCGACCGCCACCGACGATCCCTACGCGACTGATGACCCCTTCGCCCCGATGGACCCGGACGCCCAGTACCCGCCGGACAGCTCAGGCACGGCGTCGACGCCCGACGCCGGTGCCGGGCCGGGCGAGGGAGCTACCCCGCAGACGGAGTCGACGGCGACGGCCGGCGCGGAGATCCCGGACCTGGCGGTCGGCGACTGCATAGACACGGCAGCGACGTCGGGCCAGACCACGCTGTACCGGATCCCGGTGGTGCCGTGCACCACGGCGCACGGCGGCGAGATCTACGCGGAGACGACGGCGCCCGACAGCCTCGCCGAGAACGGCGCCGCGCCGACGCAGCAGGCGCTGTGGGACGCCGCGGACGCCTACTGCTACCCGGAGTTCACGCGGTTCGTGGGCACGGGATGGGCCCAGTCGGAGCTGCTGTACTGGCCGATCGCGCCGTCGCAGGAGAGCTGGGCAGACGGCGACCGGCGCGTGCTGTGCGTGGTCGAGTCCGAGGACCCGGTGACGGGCTCGCTCGAGGGCTCGGAGCGCTGA
- a CDS encoding MIP/aquaporin family protein, protein MSQDLAATSGVTEVEERSPSLLSRLLAETFGTFLLTLVIVGVLVYSPLNTVGGLGIALGGAFAYIAGAAAVGRVSGAHFNPAISLGALLTGRISVGTMFSYWGAQLVGAVLAATVLFATLPAALVELLGQASKSDTFDGAVNGFGAHSPLYLQTQGGAQFDLLAALLVEVIISAILVGVYLSVNDSRSKFAYAPLAVGTTIAALTLVSWFVTNAGMNPARSTATALFANDWGSDGSGPQLWLFWVAPLVGAALAALFYRAFGTSEADLVEAEELDEDDDDDEVEVEVAEEKELVAAPVATEPVAPEAEATEEKAEAEKKADNKA, encoded by the coding sequence ATGTCCCAGGACCTCGCCGCGACCAGCGGCGTCACCGAGGTCGAGGAGCGGTCTCCGAGCCTGCTCTCCCGCCTGCTCGCCGAGACCTTCGGCACGTTCCTGCTGACTCTCGTGATCGTGGGGGTGCTCGTCTACAGCCCGCTGAACACGGTTGGCGGGCTGGGCATCGCGCTCGGCGGTGCCTTCGCCTACATCGCAGGTGCCGCGGCCGTCGGCCGTGTCTCCGGCGCGCACTTCAACCCGGCGATCTCACTCGGTGCCCTGCTCACCGGCCGCATCTCGGTCGGCACCATGTTCAGCTACTGGGGTGCCCAGCTCGTCGGCGCCGTGCTGGCCGCCACCGTGCTCTTCGCGACGCTGCCCGCGGCGCTCGTCGAGCTGCTCGGCCAGGCGAGCAAGTCCGACACCTTCGACGGTGCCGTGAACGGCTTCGGGGCGCACTCCCCGCTCTACCTGCAGACGCAGGGTGGGGCGCAGTTCGACCTGCTGGCCGCGCTGCTGGTCGAGGTCATCATCTCCGCGATCCTCGTGGGCGTGTACCTGAGCGTCAACGACTCGCGCAGCAAGTTCGCCTACGCCCCGCTCGCCGTGGGCACCACGATCGCAGCGCTGACGCTGGTCTCGTGGTTCGTCACCAACGCTGGCATGAACCCGGCCCGCTCGACCGCCACGGCGCTCTTCGCGAACGACTGGGGCAGCGACGGTTCCGGCCCCCAGCTCTGGCTGTTCTGGGTCGCCCCGCTTGTCGGCGCCGCCCTGGCCGCTCTGTTCTACCGCGCGTTCGGCACGTCCGAGGCGGACCTGGTGGAGGCCGAGGAGCTCGACGAGGACGACGATGACGACGAGGTCGAGGTCGAGGTGGCCGAGGAGAAGGAGCTCGTCGCCGCGCCCGTCGCCACGGAGCCCGTCGCCCCCGAGGCCGAGGCCACCGAAGAGAAGGCCGAGGCCGAGAAGAAGGCCGACAACAAGGCCTGA
- a CDS encoding malate dehydrogenase, with product MTEPVTVTVTGAAGQIGYALLFRIAAGEMLGADTPVRLRLLEIPQAVAAAEGTAMELDDCAFPTLAGVEIFDDPVKAFDGVNVALLVGARPRGPGMERADLLEANGGIFGPQGRAINEGAAADVRVLVVGNPANTNALIAASNAPDVPATRFTAMTRLDHNRALSQVAAKSGTPVADIKKLTIWGNHSASQYPDLFHAEVGGRPGAEIAADTAWLTDDFIPTVAKRGAAIIQARGASSAASAANAAIAHVRDWTLGTPEGDWTSVGLWSSGEYGVPEGLVSSFPVTSDGGGEWKIVEGLSIDDFSRTRIDASVAELVEERDAVRSLGLI from the coding sequence ATGACTGAACCCGTAACCGTCACCGTCACCGGAGCCGCTGGCCAGATCGGGTACGCGCTCCTCTTCCGCATAGCAGCGGGCGAGATGCTTGGCGCGGACACCCCTGTGCGGCTCCGCCTCCTCGAGATCCCGCAGGCCGTCGCGGCCGCCGAGGGCACAGCCATGGAGCTCGACGACTGCGCCTTCCCGACCCTGGCCGGCGTCGAGATCTTCGACGACCCGGTCAAGGCCTTCGACGGCGTCAACGTCGCCCTCCTCGTCGGTGCCCGCCCGCGCGGGCCCGGCATGGAGCGCGCGGACCTGCTCGAGGCCAACGGCGGCATCTTCGGCCCGCAGGGCCGGGCCATCAACGAGGGCGCCGCCGCCGACGTCCGGGTGCTCGTGGTCGGCAACCCCGCGAACACCAACGCACTCATCGCCGCGTCGAACGCCCCGGACGTGCCGGCCACGCGGTTCACCGCGATGACCCGCCTGGACCACAACCGTGCGCTCTCGCAGGTCGCGGCCAAGTCCGGGACGCCCGTCGCCGACATCAAGAAGCTCACCATCTGGGGCAACCACTCCGCCTCGCAGTACCCCGACCTGTTCCACGCCGAGGTCGGCGGGCGTCCCGGCGCCGAGATCGCGGCGGACACGGCCTGGCTCACCGACGACTTCATCCCGACGGTCGCCAAGCGCGGCGCGGCGATCATCCAGGCGCGCGGGGCGTCGTCGGCGGCCTCTGCCGCGAACGCGGCGATCGCGCACGTGCGCGACTGGACGCTCGGCACACCCGAGGGCGACTGGACGTCGGTGGGCCTGTGGTCCTCCGGCGAGTACGGAGTCCCGGAGGGCCTCGTCTCGTCCTTCCCCGTGACGTCCGACGGCGGCGGCGAGTGGAAGATCGTCGAGGGCTTGTCGATCGACGACTTCTCCCGGACCCGGATCGACGCGAGCGTCGCCGAGCTGGTGGAGGAGCGCGACGCCGTCCGGTCCCTGGGCCTCATCTGA